Proteins encoded by one window of Salvia splendens isolate huo1 chromosome 5, SspV2, whole genome shotgun sequence:
- the LOC121805083 gene encoding nuclear transcription factor Y subunit A-3-like isoform X2, with protein sequence MATETETTKERDFYHLKLSEQDSSSTLSTDQSHHEGSTSAGSDVQMKNLSFQPVGGNAEYFSHQVHMEHNQSSDLASYSMAAPYFGRIAAAYDLNSVIYPRMAVVGQARAVLPLDHDQGIPMFVNAKQYHAILRRRQTRAKLEAQNKIARTRKPYLHESRHHHALRRARGSGGRFLNTKKSSPTAQEPESSTSWGTSTTSGSDVSCIFNNDDLFQQPRMGTQSRTMEHNNMLLLSMDSYTQIRTTT encoded by the exons ATGGCAACAGAGACAGAAACCACAAAAGAGCGGGACTTTTACCATCTGAAGCTGTCCGAGCAAGATTCTTCCTCAACTCTATCCACAGACCAGTCTCATCACGAGGGATCTACTTCAGCTGGAAGTGACGTGCAGATGAAGAACTTGTCATTTCAGCCTG TTGGTGGAAATGCAGAGTATTTCAGCCATCAAGTTCATATGGAACACAATCAATCATCG GATTTGGCATCTTACTCCATGGCTGCACCTTATTTTGGCAGGATAGCTGCTGCATACGATCTGAATTCTGTT ATTTATCCTCGAATGGCTGTGGTCGGGCAAGCAAGGGCCGTGCTACCGCTGGATCACGATCAAGGCATCCCCATGTTTGTCAACGCAAAGCAATACCACGCCATTCTCAGGCGTCGCCAAACCAGAGCTAAACTCGAGGCTCAGAATAAgattgcaagaacaagaaaG CCGTATCTCCATGAGTCTCGCCACCACCACGCTCTGAGAAGAGCTCGGGGTTCTGGAGGGCGCTTCTTGAACACGAAGAAGTCGAGCCCCACAGCTCAAGAACCCGAGAGCAGCACCAGCTGGGGCACATCCACCACCTCTGGCTCTGATGTCTCCTGCATATTCAACAACGACGACTTATTCCAACAACCACGCATGGGGACACAATCGCGTACGATGGAACACAACAACATGCTTCTGTTATCCATGGATAGTTACACACAAATCCGCACCACTACGTGA
- the LOC121805082 gene encoding solute carrier family 25 member 44-like, producing MSLSTAEDDSATEIHLPADIDWEMLDKSKFFFLGAALFSGVSGTLYPIVVLKTRQQVMLNDCPCFKMAASIFRNEGWRGFYRGFGTSLMGTIPARALYMGALEVTKSSVGNVASRQLGLSEASASAIANAAAGLSASMAAQLVWTPIDVVSQRLMVQGGVGDGSSCTVGLKKYNGGIDAFRKIVRADGVRGLYRGFGISILTYAPSNAVWWASYSMAHRGIWGCIGCYVCKKSENGNGYRPDGKSVMAVQAVSAAMASGASALLTMPLDTIKTRLQVLDGGGGEGRTPTVVQTVRSLVKEGGLGACYRGLGPRWASMSMSATTMITTYEFLKRLSTKNQESFAL from the coding sequence ATGAGTTTGAGCACCGCAGAGGATGACTCCGCAACTGAAATCCATCTGCCTGCTGATATAGATTGGGAGATGCTTGATAAATCCAAGTTTTTCTTCCTAGGCGCTGCTCTGTTTTCGGGGGTTTCAGGCACTCTTTACCCAATTGTTGTGCTGAAAACGCGGCAGCAGGTGATGTTGAACGACTGTCCGTGCTTCAAAATGGCGGCCTCGATCTTTAGAAACGAGGGGTGGAGGGGTTTCTACCGCGGTTTTGGGACTTCCCTTATGGGAACTATCCCGGCCCGAGCTCTCTACATGGGTGCTCTCGAGGTTACCAAGAGTAGCGTAGGCAATGTTGCTAGTCGCCAGCTAGGTTTATCTGAGGCCTCAGCTTCGGCCATAGCTAATGCCGCTGCTGGGCTGAGTGCTTCCATGGCTGCTCAGTTGGTTTGGACGCCAATTGATGTGGTGAGCCAGAGGCTAATGGTGCAAGGAGGTGTGGGGGATGGGAGTTCTTGCACAGTTGGGTTGAAGAAATATAACGGTGGGATAGACGCTTTTAGGAAGATTGTGCGCGCGGATGGGGTGAGAGGGTTGTATAGAGGGTTTGGGATATCTATACTGACTTATGCTCCTTCTAATGCTGTGTGGTGGGCTTCTTACTCGATGGCGCATAGAGGGATTTGGGGCTGCATTGGATGCTACGTCTGCAAGAAGAGTGAGAATGGGAATGGTTATAGGCCGGATGGGAAGTCTGTGATGGCAGTTCAGGCAGTGAGTGCTGCGATGGCTAGTGGAGCATCTGCGCTCCTGACAATGCCTCTCGACACTATTAAGACGAGGCTGCAGGTTTTGGATGGAGGCGGGGGTGAGGGTAGGACTCCCACAGTTGTGCAAACCGTGAGGAGCTTGGTGAAGGAGGGTGGGTTGGGTGCTTGCTACCGAGGGCTGGGACCAAGATGGGCTTCAATGTCGATGTCTGCAACGACCATGATCACCACCTATGAGTTTCTCAAGCGGCTCTCAACTAAGAATCAAGAGAGCTTTGCTTTGTGA
- the LOC121805083 gene encoding nuclear transcription factor Y subunit A-7-like isoform X1 → MTMWFSGKQLEIPVSNSKSMATETETTKERDFYHLKLSEQDSSSTLSTDQSHHEGSTSAGSDVQMKNLSFQPVGGNAEYFSHQVHMEHNQSSDLASYSMAAPYFGRIAAAYDLNSVIYPRMAVVGQARAVLPLDHDQGIPMFVNAKQYHAILRRRQTRAKLEAQNKIARTRKPYLHESRHHHALRRARGSGGRFLNTKKSSPTAQEPESSTSWGTSTTSGSDVSCIFNNDDLFQQPRMGTQSRTMEHNNMLLLSMDSYTQIRTTT, encoded by the exons ATGACCATGTGGTTCTCTGGAAAGCAGCTCGAGATACCTGTCTCAAACTCCAAGAGCATGGCAACAGAGACAGAAACCACAAAAGAGCGGGACTTTTACCATCTGAAGCTGTCCGAGCAAGATTCTTCCTCAACTCTATCCACAGACCAGTCTCATCACGAGGGATCTACTTCAGCTGGAAGTGACGTGCAGATGAAGAACTTGTCATTTCAGCCTG TTGGTGGAAATGCAGAGTATTTCAGCCATCAAGTTCATATGGAACACAATCAATCATCG GATTTGGCATCTTACTCCATGGCTGCACCTTATTTTGGCAGGATAGCTGCTGCATACGATCTGAATTCTGTT ATTTATCCTCGAATGGCTGTGGTCGGGCAAGCAAGGGCCGTGCTACCGCTGGATCACGATCAAGGCATCCCCATGTTTGTCAACGCAAAGCAATACCACGCCATTCTCAGGCGTCGCCAAACCAGAGCTAAACTCGAGGCTCAGAATAAgattgcaagaacaagaaaG CCGTATCTCCATGAGTCTCGCCACCACCACGCTCTGAGAAGAGCTCGGGGTTCTGGAGGGCGCTTCTTGAACACGAAGAAGTCGAGCCCCACAGCTCAAGAACCCGAGAGCAGCACCAGCTGGGGCACATCCACCACCTCTGGCTCTGATGTCTCCTGCATATTCAACAACGACGACTTATTCCAACAACCACGCATGGGGACACAATCGCGTACGATGGAACACAACAACATGCTTCTGTTATCCATGGATAGTTACACACAAATCCGCACCACTACGTGA
- the LOC121805724 gene encoding mechanosensitive ion channel protein 10-like, with amino-acid sequence MDGNDGARKGTGENGMIWNQNRTDDVIINVPEDAKDTKPNFSGASPLRESNDLGLNGQMSPRVSFTATEPVRISASKPPKIPTGEGITRRKSLARSLYSKPKTRFGEQSVSIEGKVIDENGHEADEVPSRGASFNHGKPDIGSASIKDRTVPVTPKTPFANSFRGLDEDEEIYKKVSSRKNLKHKKVRAKVLVEWLIFLCILGCLIASLTVPRLQKIMLWGLCLWKWFALVLVTFSGLLVTEWLINFVVLLIELNYLLKKKVLYFVFGLKKIVQVCIWIALVLITWSLLFREGVDKSSRATTKILDIITRTIASMLVGSFLWLLKNLLLKILASSFHVNTFFDRIQESIFHQYILFSLSGKPIMEAEQMLGRASSNVSQLSVTKKDKDGREKKEKEVIDINKLHQMRQEKVSAWTMKMLVDVISKSGLTTLSNALDESVYNRGNEQTDKEITNEEEAIAAAYHIFRNVAQHGCTYIDEYDMRRFMIKEEVDIVFPMIDVGETGKIDRKALTEWVVKVYKDRRALAHALTDTKTAVKQLNKLITALLVIVIVVIWLLLTGIATTKVLVVMSSQLVVAVFMFGNTCKTIFEAIIFVFVMHPFDVGDRCVVDGVQMIVEEMNIFTTVFLKADNEKVYYPNSVLSTKPISNFYRSPDMGDAFEFSIDFKTPMEKIGSLREKIKKYLEKNPKHWHPNHNLVVKEIENVNKIKMALFINHTMNFQDFPERNRRRTELVLEMKRILEELHIRYDLLPQDVHLNDSRTWTETSK; translated from the exons ATGGATGGAAATGATGGAGCTCGAAAAGGTACCGGAGAAAATGGCATGATTTGGAATCAGAATAGAACGGATGATGTGATAATTAATGTTCCTGAAGATGCAAAGGATACAAAGCCTAACTTTTCAGGGGCATCACCTCTTAGAGAATCGAATGATTTGGGACTTAATGGTCAAATGTCGCCCCGGGTGAGTTTCACCGCAACTGAACCTGTGAGGATTAGTGCTAGTAAGCCTCCAAAGATCCCCACAGGTGAGGGTATTACTAGGCGAAAATCTTTAGCCAGGTCGCTTTATTCTAAGCCGAAAACTCGATTTGGTGAGCAGTCTGTGTCAATTGAGGGTAAGGTGATTGATGAGAATGGGCATGAAGCAGATGAGGTGCCTAGTCGGGGTGCTTCATTTAATCATGGGAAGCCGGACATTGGTAGTGCTAGCATAAAGGATAGGACTGTGCCAGTAACTCCGAAAACCCCTTTTGCGAATTCTTTTAGGGGACTggatgaggatgaggaaatatatAAGAAGGTTAGCAGCAGGAAGAATCTAAAGCATAAAAAAGTGAGAGCCAAAGTTTTAGTGGAGTGGTTGATATTTCTTTGTATTCTTGGCTGTTTGATTGCAAGTTTGACTGTTCCTAGGCTGCAAAAGATAATGCTATGGGGATTATGTCTTTGGAAGTGGTTTGCCCTTGTTTTGGTAACCTTTAGTGGCTTGTTGGTTACTGAATGGCTGattaattttgttgttttgCTGATTGAGCTGAACTATTTACTGAAAAAGAAGgtattgtattttgtttttggcCTGAAGAAGATAGTTCAAGTTTGCATTTGGATTGCTTTAGTGCTTATCACTTGGTCATTGCTGTTCCGGGAAGGGGTGGACAAGTCATCACGTGCTACCACCAAAATCTTAGATATTATAACTCGGACTATTGCTTCGATGCTTGTTGGTTCGTTCTTGTGGCTATTGAAGAACTTGTTGTTAAAGATATTGGCATCTTCGTTCCATGTGAACACATTCTTCGATAGGATTCAGGAATCGATCTTTCATCAATACATACTATTTTCACTCTCTGGCAAGCCAATCATGGAGGCGGAGCAAATGTTGGGAAGAGCAAGCAGTAATGTAAGTCAATTAAGTGTCACAAAGAAGGATAAGGACGGCAGAGAAAAGAAGGAGAAAGAGGTGATTGATATTAATAAGCTGCATCAGATGAGGCAAGAAAAGGTCTCTGCCTGGACCATGAAGATGTTAGTTGATGTTATATCTAAATCAGGGCTCACCACACTTTCTAATGCTCTTGATGAAAGTGTCTACAATAGGGGTAATGAACAAACTGACAAGGAAATAACAAACGAGGAGGAGGCAATTGCTGCTGCATATCACATTTTCAGAAATGTTGCTCAGCATGGTTGCAC GTACATTGACGAATATGATATGAGGAGATTCATGATCAAGGAAGAGGTTGACATTGTATTTCCAATGATTGACGTGGGTGAGACCGGGAAGATTGACAGAAAAGCTTTGACCGAATGGGTG GTGAAAGTTTACAAAGATCGCAGAGCGCTTGCCCATGCTCTTACAGACACTAAAACTGCTGTAAAGCAACTGAACAAGCTTATTACAGCGCTTTTGGTGATTGTCATTGTGGTTATTTGGCTTCTCTTAACGGGAATAGCGACCACCAAAGTGCTTGTTGTTATGTCATCTCAGCTTGTCGTGGCTGTTTTTATGTTTGGAAATACTTGCAAGACTATCTTTGAAGCTATTATTTTCGTATTTGTGATGCATCCCTTTGATGTTGGTGATCGCTGTGTTGTTGATGGTGTTCAG ATGATCGTGGAAGAGATGAATATCTTTACAACTGTCTTTCTGAAGGCCGATAATGAGAAAGTGTATTACCCAAATTCTGTTCTGTCTACGAAACCCATAAGCAATTTCTACAGAAGCCCAGATATGGGAGATGCGTTCGAGTTCAGCATTGATTTCAAGACACCAATGGAGAAAATAGGCTCTTTGAGAGAGAAAATCAAGAA GTACTTGGAGAAAAATCCTAAGCACTGGCATCCAAATCACAACCTCGTTGTCAAGGAGATTGAAAATGTGAACAAGATAAAGATGGCCCTCTTTATCAATCACACGATGAACTTCCAAGACTTTCCGGAGAGGAACAGACGCAGAACTGAACTGGTTCTGGAAATGAAAAGGATTTTGGAAGAGCTTCATATCAGATACGATCTCCTTCCTCAAGATGTTCATCTCAATGACTCAAGAACATGGACAGAAACCAGCAAATGA